Genomic segment of Ammospiza nelsoni isolate bAmmNel1 chromosome 2, bAmmNel1.pri, whole genome shotgun sequence:
TTGTATGCAGTACTTATAGACCAGTAAAAGTGCTCGTTTACCTGTCTGGTGTGTAAGGGGCCCTTTGTCTTGAAGCCTCCTTGGGAACTGCACTCTGAGGCACTGAAGTGATCTGAACTAGTGGAAGAGCGTTTGGAAAGGGTGTCACAACCACCAACAAAGGTGTTGTCCAACGGGAGTTCCTGAATCACATGGTGCTTTTTCACTGAAACTGGAGTGTCAGGTTTGAGATGAAAAGCAGACTGCGGAGAGGCAGACTTGTAATGCTTGGCAAGATCAGGACTGTTAGGCTTAAAGGTTGATGGTGGTGCTGTGCCCCAATCAAATCTTCCTATACTttgctcctccagctctgctggaaggcTTATTGTCCCGTTGATAGGTTCATGAACTGCATCATCAGGTTTGGACTCCTCAATGGTCACAAAGTTCAAAAGAGAGCTCTTTGgagatttccttttcttccttttctttttcttgttttgcttgttttcctgaTTGGGAGACATCCACTCAGCACCTTGCttgctcctctgggcagctttGAATCTGGATGCATGTCGACAGCGAACAAGAACCGTGACAAATATCACCACTATGACAACCATGGCACCCGCCACGACAGCGATCATGATTGTGAGATAGTCCTCATTTTGGTAGGGTTGGCTACTGTCCCCTATGTTCCGATCCAAAGGGGTTTCCATAGTCCTGCGTATCAAGTCATAAATGTAAGAGGCATTTCCAGCAGTATCATttacatataaaaatacaagCACAAGAGtatgcagggatttgggataaCCCAAATCACTTATGTTGACAACTAAGCGATGCAGGCCCACGTCATTAGGAGTTGGTTTCTCTTCCAGAGTTATATTACCTGTCACTGGATCAATCCGAAACAAACCCTTGTTATTGCCGCTTACAATGGTGTACTTCAGCTCAGCGTTCATGCCAGTGTCTATATCCACAGCAAAGACTTCGGCTACCACCGATCCTGGAATTGCTGAGAGTGGCACCAGCTTAAAAGAAGTATTGGAAGGTGGGTAGATGACAACAGGACTGTTATCATTAACATCCATCACGTTTATTGTTACTTTTGCTGTAGAAGAGCGAGGAGGTTGCCCTCCATCCACTGCCTTAACATCAAAGGTGTAAGAGCTCTGCTGTTCTCGATCAAAAGAAACATTGGACTTTATAACTCCAGAGTACGGATCCAGCACAAAGTTTTCATTGTCATTCAGGATGGAAAGGGTCACTGCTTTATTTTCCCCAGCATCTGCATCAGTCACTGTGATCACCCCCACCGTGCTATACTTTGGTAAGTTCTCTGATACGAAAAACTGGAAATGATTATGAGTAAATTTGGGACTGTTGTCATTTTCATCCAACACAGTAACAATTACAGCCGCCTGACTCTGCAAAGGAGGGGTGCCGTTATCTCGGGCTGTAACAGTGAAAATGAAACgttcctgctcttctctgtcAAAAACTCTGGAGGCTGTCAAAACTCCTGTCTTTCGATCCAGATCGAAAAAGGAGGCATTAGGACCAAGCTGATAAACAATGTCTGCATTTTTCCCACTGTCTTCATCTGTGGCACTAATAGTTGTTAAGTATAGACCACGCCGgttgttttcagaaactgacAGCTCAATTACAGGCTGGCTGAAAATCGGAGGGTTGTCATTTTCATCCTCCAGCTTAACTCTTACCAGGGCAGTCTGGTTCAAGCTGGGCTTGCCAGAATCAGAAGCCACAATTTTAAAGCTGAATTCTTTGGTGCCCTCATAGTCCAACAAGGAAGAGGTCTCTAACAAATACTGGTTGTCGTAAACTGCTTTCAAGTGGAAGGGGACCTCTCGCTCAATGAAACAGATCACTTTGCCATTCACATCAGTGTCCTTATCTGAAACCGTAATTAGGGCAATCTTTGTATTGATGGGATCTTTCTCAGATAAGTACACTGTGCCATTGATGGGACTTATTATGTACCTGAGGTCTATGTTAGGAGGGTTATCATTTACATCAGTGACATTGATGGTGACAGTTGCCCGGGCTGGTGTAGAGCTACCATCACTAGCCAGCACTGTCACTTTGTGAATAGCAGTCTCTTCTCGATCTAAGGACCTCTGAACTGTAATCAGCCCTGTGGTGTTgtttaaagcaaaaaatcttttgGTTGCAGGGGCGACTTGGGCACCAAAAATGTATCTGATTTCTGCATTGCTTCCTATATCAGCATCTGTAGCATGAAGCTGAATTACAGAGGTGCCTACAGGGGCATTCTCTGGTATATGGACCTCTACTTGACTCTCTTTAAAGACTGGCCTGTTATCATTGACATCACTTACTGTGACTTGCAGGATAGCTGTGCTGGATTTCTGGGGGGTACCTCCATCCTCCACTTTGATTTTCATCACGTAGGTGTCCTTTTGCTCTCTGTCCAAGTTCTGCTGCACAATCAGCTGAGGCCATTTCTCCCCTTCTGGAGTTTCTACAATATCCAGTCCAAAGACACTCTGCCCATTTAACAACTCATAGTGCTGCACACCATTGAAACCTGTGTCAGGATCTGTTGCTGATGGGATTGGAAAGCGACTGTTGATCAGAGTGTTTTCTGGGATGGAGATATTGATGACAGGGGATGGAAACATAGGTGCATTGTCATTAGTATCCTTTacaatgatttttattttgatcaGCCTAAAAAAGTCATTGGGGAGAATCACCACTTCAAGTTCAAAGAAACACTCGTTTTCTTCTGCATAGGAAGCTCCAGCACATAGTTTTTCTCTGTCTATTCTGTTAGATGTTGTAAAGATTTCCCCCGTGTTACTGGACACTTTGACCAGAGGTGCATCCCCTGCTTTAGACACCAGTCTGTAGACAAGGCTGGCACTGGTCCCTGTGGCAGCATTGATATGAGAAATGTTCAGGTCCTTTGGTATGTTCCCTATGGGCACGTTTTCAGGCAGCTCCTCTCTAATAGTGTAAATAAGT
This window contains:
- the PCDH9 gene encoding protocadherin-9 isoform X1, coding for MDLRDFYLLAALIACLRLDSAIAQELIYTIREELPENVPIGNIPKDLNISHINAATGTSASLVYRLVSKAGDAPLVKVSSNTGEIFTTSNRIDREKLCAGASYAEENECFFELEVVILPNDFFRLIKIKIIVKDTNDNAPMFPSPVINISIPENTLINSRFPIPSATDPDTGFNGVQHYELLNGQSVFGLDIVETPEGEKWPQLIVQQNLDREQKDTYVMKIKVEDGGTPQKSSTAILQVTVSDVNDNRPVFKESQVEVHIPENAPVGTSVIQLHATDADIGSNAEIRYIFGAQVAPATKRFFALNNTTGLITVQRSLDREETAIHKVTVLASDGSSTPARATVTINVTDVNDNPPNIDLRYIISPINGTVYLSEKDPINTKIALITVSDKDTDVNGKVICFIEREVPFHLKAVYDNQYLLETSSLLDYEGTKEFSFKIVASDSGKPSLNQTALVRVKLEDENDNPPIFSQPVIELSVSENNRRGLYLTTISATDEDSGKNADIVYQLGPNASFFDLDRKTGVLTASRVFDREEQERFIFTVTARDNGTPPLQSQAAVIVTVLDENDNSPKFTHNHFQFFVSENLPKYSTVGVITVTDADAGENKAVTLSILNDNENFVLDPYSGVIKSNVSFDREQQSSYTFDVKAVDGGQPPRSSTAKVTINVMDVNDNSPVVIYPPSNTSFKLVPLSAIPGSVVAEVFAVDIDTGMNAELKYTIVSGNNKGLFRIDPVTGNITLEEKPTPNDVGLHRLVVNISDLGYPKSLHTLVLVFLYVNDTAGNASYIYDLIRRTMETPLDRNIGDSSQPYQNEDYLTIMIAVVAGAMVVIVVIFVTVLVRCRHASRFKAAQRSKQGAEWMSPNQENKQNKKKKRKKRKSPKSSLLNFVTIEESKPDDAVHEPINGTISLPAELEEQSIGRFDWGTAPPSTFKPNSPDLAKHYKSASPQSAFHLKPDTPVSVKKHHVIQELPLDNTFVGGCDTLSKRSSTSSDHFSASECSSQGGFKTKGPLHTRQSQRRVTFHLPDGSQESCSDSGLGDHEPVGGGTLISHPLPLVQPQDEFYDQASPDKRTEADGNSDPNSDGPLGPRGLAEATEMCTQECLVLGHSDNCWMPPSLGPYQQPKSPLSTFAPQKEWVKKDKLVNGHTLTRTWKEDSNRNQFNDRKQYGSSEGHFNTGNHITDIPLANLKSYKPAPGSVESPKEHQL
- the PCDH9 gene encoding protocadherin-9 isoform X2, producing MDLRDFYLLAALIACLRLDSAIAQELIYTIREELPENVPIGNIPKDLNISHINAATGTSASLVYRLVSKAGDAPLVKVSSNTGEIFTTSNRIDREKLCAGASYAEENECFFELEVVILPNDFFRLIKIKIIVKDTNDNAPMFPSPVINISIPENTLINSRFPIPSATDPDTGFNGVQHYELLNGQSVFGLDIVETPEGEKWPQLIVQQNLDREQKDTYVMKIKVEDGGTPQKSSTAILQVTVSDVNDNRPVFKESQVEVHIPENAPVGTSVIQLHATDADIGSNAEIRYIFGAQVAPATKRFFALNNTTGLITVQRSLDREETAIHKVTVLASDGSSTPARATVTINVTDVNDNPPNIDLRYIISPINGTVYLSEKDPINTKIALITVSDKDTDVNGKVICFIEREVPFHLKAVYDNQYLLETSSLLDYEGTKEFSFKIVASDSGKPSLNQTALVRVKLEDENDNPPIFSQPVIELSVSENNRRGLYLTTISATDEDSGKNADIVYQLGPNASFFDLDRKTGVLTASRVFDREEQERFIFTVTARDNGTPPLQSQAAVIVTVLDENDNSPKFTHNHFQFFVSENLPKYSTVGVITVTDADAGENKAVTLSILNDNENFVLDPYSGVIKSNVSFDREQQSSYTFDVKAVDGGQPPRSSTAKVTINVMDVNDNSPVVIYPPSNTSFKLVPLSAIPGSVVAEVFAVDIDTGMNAELKYTIVSGNNKGLFRIDPVTGNITLEEKPTPNDVGLHRLVVNISDLGYPKSLHTLVLVFLYVNDTAGNASYIYDLIRRTMETPLDRNIGDSSQPYQNEDYLTIMIAVVAGAMVVIVVIFVTVLVRCRHASRFKAAQRSKQGAEWMSPNQENKQNKKKKRKKRKSPKSSLLNFVTIEESKPDDAVHEPINGTISLPAELEEQSIGRFDWGTAPPSTFKPNSPDLAKHYKSASPQSAFHLKPDTPVSVKKHHVIQELPLDNTFVGGCDTLSKRSSTSSDHFSASECSSQGGFKTKGPLHTRQPQDEFYDQASPDKRTEADGNSDPNSDGPLGPRGLAEATEMCTQECLVLGHSDNCWMPPSLGPYQQPKSPLSTFAPQKEWVKKDKLVNGHTLTRTWKEDSNRNQFNDRKQYGSSEGHFNTGNHITDIPLANLKSYKPAPGSVESPKEHQL